One window from the genome of Fibrobacterota bacterium encodes:
- a CDS encoding SPOR domain-containing protein, producing MIRAWFPLLAVCALPLSASLSVPKDPPPQVRYASLPEGSSPGEAPSAVAAAAAANPSGREAILDLARKGLLDSARAMALKSLAAHPDDAFLLLLIGKLSPAGQESADYLQKAIKAGGSSAEAEEALFRLGQYTYATGKYYLAIPYFRDYLRRYPQGGWRDPATYWMGNACLALVRSRADKASYLDSGETWFAKLLEETKPGDYYRPLALEGLAKAKAGKGDREGAWQATMQAMDKAPDEERPSLLLLGAQTRQGVDRGAEKSLLSQLIAKYPQSPEARYLRKLNAGADTARWRSGSGFSRTPVPTSTRDSLAAAGAIPDNAKEAPAPVSEAEHATVSPAPSAPPAHPSASAPSGKPYTLQCGAFTQASNAQAMMATLSKLGLTPETLERERGGKRIYQVWVGRFATPEEAEAFARDHLKPERILSEAIPVNP from the coding sequence GTGATCCGCGCCTGGTTCCCCTTGCTCGCGGTCTGCGCCCTTCCATTGTCCGCGTCCCTCTCCGTACCCAAGGATCCTCCGCCCCAGGTCCGCTACGCCTCCTTGCCCGAGGGGTCTTCGCCCGGAGAAGCGCCTTCGGCCGTTGCCGCGGCCGCCGCTGCCAATCCCTCGGGACGCGAAGCCATCTTGGATTTGGCCCGCAAGGGCTTATTGGATTCGGCGCGCGCCATGGCGCTGAAGTCCCTGGCCGCGCACCCGGACGATGCCTTCCTGCTGCTTCTCATCGGGAAGCTGTCGCCCGCGGGACAGGAATCGGCGGACTACCTCCAGAAAGCCATCAAGGCGGGCGGGAGTTCCGCGGAGGCGGAAGAGGCGCTGTTCCGGTTGGGGCAATACACCTACGCCACCGGCAAATATTATCTGGCCATCCCCTACTTCCGCGATTACCTGCGCCGTTATCCCCAAGGGGGATGGAGGGACCCGGCGACCTATTGGATGGGCAATGCCTGCCTGGCGCTCGTGCGTTCGCGCGCGGATAAGGCGAGCTACCTGGATTCCGGCGAAACCTGGTTCGCGAAACTCTTGGAGGAGACCAAGCCGGGCGATTACTACCGCCCGCTGGCCCTCGAGGGCTTGGCCAAAGCCAAGGCCGGCAAAGGGGATCGGGAAGGGGCCTGGCAAGCGACGATGCAAGCCATGGACAAGGCGCCCGACGAGGAGAGGCCGTCCTTGCTGCTGTTGGGCGCGCAGACGCGGCAAGGCGTCGATCGCGGCGCGGAAAAATCCCTCTTGTCGCAATTGATCGCGAAATACCCCCAGTCGCCGGAAGCCCGTTATTTACGCAAGCTGAATGCGGGGGCCGATACCGCGCGCTGGAGATCCGGATCCGGATTCTCGCGCACGCCGGTTCCGACCTCGACTCGGGACAGCCTGGCCGCGGCCGGCGCGATCCCGGACAACGCCAAGGAAGCGCCGGCGCCCGTATCCGAGGCCGAGCATGCCACGGTCTCCCCCGCCCCTTCGGCCCCTCCCGCGCATCCTTCCGCTTCGGCACCATCAGGAAAGCCCTACACCTTGCAATGCGGGGCCTTCACGCAGGCCTCCAACGCCCAGGCCATGATGGCGACCTTATCCAAGTTGGGACTGACCCCGGAAACCTTGGAGCGGGAACGGGGAGGAAAACGGATCTACCAGGTTTGGGTCGGGCGATTCGCGACCCCGGAAGAGGCAGAGGCTTTCGCCCGCGATCATCTCAAGCCCGAACGGATCCTGTCCGAGGCGATACCCGTCAATCCTTGA
- a CDS encoding LapA family protein, with product MVYFKRFAFLIVLVIIGVFVALNQSELGRTVPIHFFKLEASLILGFWLVIAFAAGVALFLAIDLPRTIALQREVRRKNGEIARLRAELDRAATRSGERPAP from the coding sequence ATGGTCTACTTCAAACGCTTCGCCTTCCTGATCGTCCTGGTGATCATCGGCGTCTTCGTGGCCCTCAACCAAAGCGAATTGGGTCGCACCGTTCCCATTCATTTCTTCAAGCTGGAAGCCAGCCTCATCCTCGGTTTCTGGCTGGTGATCGCGTTCGCCGCGGGAGTGGCCTTGTTCCTGGCCATCGATTTGCCGCGCACCATCGCCTTGCAACGGGAGGTGCGCCGTAAGAACGGGGAGATCGCCCGTTTGCGGGCCGAACTCGATCGCGCCGCCACCCGTTCCGGGGAGCGTCCCGCTCCGTGA